The proteins below are encoded in one region of Candidatus Eremiobacterota bacterium:
- a CDS encoding type II secretion system F family protein has protein sequence MVNGRAKSAPGQGKAYSYKIKDEKGKLIKGELHAQSLNEAIRLLEKSSCSILYLEKIPTLPPHLSREFTVEEVMHFFRELSVMLGCGISLQKALAILTEHQSTTRDFFLELAASISRGNSFSDSMKACADVFSRYHVSLVRAGEAGGFLDKSLETLTSVIEKEIALRKQMQAALTYPFMIFFFGIAITLGAFYFVFPYLKILVSDLGVKLPFSSKIIMTITDWIGRPYVALPLIGAIIYGIVVARKAFLYNVSGSVEREKLLLSVPVISEIVKKAIIIRTFSVMEALLNSGVNIIHTLEHAADGSGSIVVEDVFLAVADRVKYGEGLSKSFAEYPSLFPRAVVNMVAAGEESGELPEMLRKIVSLYSVELTSAIESFMKLLEPLAILSMGIFIGAIILSFFVPVYMSLSRI, from the coding sequence ATGGTAAATGGAAGAGCAAAAAGCGCCCCGGGACAAGGCAAGGCATACTCTTACAAGATAAAGGATGAGAAGGGAAAGCTGATTAAGGGCGAGCTTCATGCCCAGTCCCTCAACGAGGCTATACGCTTACTGGAGAAGAGCTCCTGCAGCATCTTATACCTTGAAAAGATTCCTACCCTGCCACCACACCTCTCCAGGGAATTTACCGTAGAGGAGGTGATGCATTTTTTCAGGGAGCTTTCGGTGATGCTGGGATGCGGGATATCTCTTCAGAAAGCCCTCGCGATTCTCACGGAGCATCAGAGCACCACCCGTGATTTCTTCCTGGAGCTCGCAGCCTCCATCAGCAGGGGAAACAGCTTCTCCGACTCCATGAAGGCCTGTGCCGACGTGTTTTCACGTTATCATGTGAGCCTTGTAAGGGCGGGCGAGGCAGGGGGATTCCTGGATAAAAGCCTTGAAACCCTCACCTCCGTCATCGAGAAGGAGATAGCCCTGAGAAAGCAGATGCAGGCAGCCCTCACCTATCCTTTCATGATCTTTTTTTTCGGGATTGCCATCACCCTTGGTGCCTTTTATTTCGTATTTCCCTACCTCAAGATTCTCGTCAGCGACCTGGGAGTGAAGCTCCCTTTCTCCTCAAAGATAATCATGACCATCACAGACTGGATCGGAAGGCCCTATGTGGCTCTTCCCCTCATCGGGGCCATCATCTATGGCATCGTGGTGGCAAGGAAAGCTTTCTTATATAATGTCTCCGGGAGCGTTGAGAGGGAAAAACTGCTGCTTTCAGTTCCCGTCATCAGCGAGATAGTAAAGAAAGCCATCATCATAAGGACCTTCAGCGTGATGGAAGCACTGCTCAATTCGGGGGTGAATATAATCCATACGCTTGAGCATGCCGCCGACGGGAGCGGGAGCATCGTTGTGGAGGATGTCTTTCTGGCCGTGGCAGATAGGGTGAAGTATGGCGAGGGCCTGTCAAAAAGCTTTGCGGAGTACCCCAGCCTTTTCCCGCGGGCTGTGGTGAACATGGTGGCCGCAGGCGAGGAGAGTGGCGAGCTCCCTGAGATGCTCAGGAAAATAGTGAGCCTCTACAGTGTCGAGCTCACTTCGGCCATCGAGAGCTTCATGAAGCTCCTGGAGCCGCTTGCCATCCTGTCAATGGGAATATTTATCGGGGCCATCATCCTCTCATTCTTTGTCCCGGTATATATGTCACTCAGCAGGATATGA
- a CDS encoding glycosyltransferase family 4 protein: MRRIRVLHLIDILKGGGVEEWVKEISRLMPREKFEMKLCYLLESHQRVYIEELTSLGTKVTYIGLPKKISKSILSSPTLSDNPFFRSIARYGYIPYCLTLIKSLCRLAVKERIEVIHTHLHYSFITGSIVGRFLNIPVICQIPQMRSQTLKTASWSFLAYRLLKNCVSSFFTNISAEELIKYSGVSPEKIIYFKGVVDLNDIRPVKRDENPLVKEFGLQGAFPILLSIGRFVPEKGHKYAIDVAERLKVHYPAMKLFILGEGWEMNTFRSLVCERGLSDTIILPGYRRDLNYFYSLTDIYLRTYLIEGGNLSNYAASAYGNPIVGFDTKAPTETIIDGHNGFLVPTKDVEKMVACLMELASDEELRRRIGQANREFAFANLDIMSTMRLFQSEYERLSLGRAPSYRKKKYRARPHDEKKPATSIT; the protein is encoded by the coding sequence ATGCGCAGAATCAGAGTCCTGCACCTCATCGATATTCTCAAGGGCGGAGGTGTCGAGGAATGGGTCAAAGAGATCTCCCGCCTCATGCCCAGAGAAAAGTTCGAAATGAAGCTCTGCTACCTCCTGGAGAGCCATCAGCGCGTGTACATTGAAGAGCTCACCTCACTGGGCACAAAAGTTACTTACATCGGCCTTCCCAAGAAGATCTCCAAGTCCATTCTCTCAAGTCCCACCCTGAGCGACAACCCGTTCTTCAGGTCAATTGCCCGTTACGGCTATATTCCCTATTGCCTCACCCTGATAAAAAGTCTCTGCAGGCTCGCGGTAAAAGAGCGCATCGAGGTAATCCACACCCATCTTCATTACTCGTTCATCACGGGCTCAATTGTGGGCAGGTTCTTAAACATCCCCGTGATATGCCAGATACCCCAGATGAGGTCCCAGACTCTCAAGACTGCCTCATGGAGCTTCCTGGCCTACAGGCTCCTGAAAAACTGCGTCTCCAGCTTCTTCACCAACATCTCCGCTGAGGAGCTCATCAAATATTCCGGTGTGTCCCCTGAGAAAATCATCTACTTCAAGGGAGTTGTTGATCTCAATGATATCAGGCCTGTAAAGCGGGATGAGAACCCCCTGGTGAAGGAGTTCGGCCTCCAGGGAGCCTTCCCCATCCTTCTCTCCATCGGGAGGTTTGTCCCTGAAAAGGGGCATAAATATGCCATTGATGTTGCCGAGCGCCTCAAGGTGCACTACCCGGCGATGAAGCTTTTTATTCTGGGCGAGGGATGGGAGATGAACACGTTCAGGTCTCTGGTCTGTGAGCGGGGCCTTTCCGATACCATCATCCTCCCCGGCTACCGGAGGGATCTCAATTATTTTTACTCTCTCACTGATATTTATCTCCGCACCTATCTTATAGAGGGGGGAAATCTATCCAACTATGCCGCCTCGGCCTACGGGAATCCCATAGTCGGCTTTGACACCAAGGCGCCGACCGAAACAATCATCGATGGGCATAACGGCTTCCTTGTGCCCACAAAAGACGTGGAAAAGATGGTGGCCTGCCTGATGGAGCTTGCGTCCGATGAAGAGCTCAGGCGCCGGATAGGGCAGGCGAACAGGGAATTTGCCTTTGCGAACCTTGATATAATGAGCACCATGAGGCTCTTCCAGAGCGAGTATGAGAGGCTCAGCCTGGGGAGAGCCCCCTCATACAGGAAGAAGAAATACCGGGCCAGGCCCCATGATGAAAAAAAGCCGGCCACGTCTATTACCTAG